ACTCCAACAAGGGCCTGGGTCCGGTGGCCGCGATCGGCATCGGCGCGGCGCTGCTGGCGTCGGTGACGTTCCTGCCCGCGGTGCTGGTGCTGCTCGGCCGGGCCGCGTTCTGGCCGCGCCGGCCGGTGTTCGGCTCGCCGCACCCCGAGTCCGGTGGGCTGTGGGCGCGGGTCGCGGCGCTGGTGTCCGCCCGGCCCCGGCTGACGTGGGTGGTCACGACGCTGGTGCTGCTGGTCGGGGTGGCGTTCGTGCCGCAGCTCAAGGCGTCCGGGACGGCCCAGTCGGACGTGTTCCTCACCGACGTGGAGTCCGTGGCGGGGCAGGAGGTGCTGTCGCGGCACTTCCCCGGCGGCAGCGGGTCGCCCGCGGTCGTGCTGGCGCGAGCGGGCTCCGCCGCGCAGGTCGCTGCCGCCGCGAAAGTGGACGGTGTGTCCACTGTGGAGCAGAAGGGCGAGGCCGGCGGGTTGGTCCGGTTGGACGTGGTGCTCAAGGACCCCGCCGACTCCGAAGCCGCGCTGGCGACCGTGCAGCGGTTGCGCGAGGCGGTGCGGCAGGTGCCCGGCGCGGAGGCCAAGGTCGGTGGGCCGACGGCGACCCAGCTCGACACGCGGGACACCTCCGAGCGGGACCGGTTGGTCATCATCCCGATCGTGCTGCTGGTGATCTTCCTCGTGCTGGCGGCGTTGTTGCGGTCGTTGCTGGCGCCGTTGCTGCTCATCGCGACCGTTGTGCTGTCCTTCGGCGCCACGATGGGTGTTGCGGCGCTGGTGTTCAACGGGCTCTTCGACTTCCCCGGCGCGGACCCGGTGGTGCCGTTGTTCGGGTTCGTCTTCCTTGTGGCGCTGGGGATCGACTACAACATCTTCCTCATGACCCGCGTGCGCGAGGAAACCCGGACGCTCGGGGCGCGGGAGGGCGTGCTGCGCGGGCTCACGATCACCGGTGGGGTGATCACCTCGGCGGGTGTCGTGCTGGCGGCGACGTTCGCGGCGCTGGCCGTGCTGCCGATCCTGTTCCTGGCCCAGATCGCGTTCATCGTGGCCTTCGGCGTGTTGCTGGACACCATCGTCGTGCGGTCCCTGCTGGTGCCCGCGCTCGCGGTGGACGTCGGCGGGCGCATCTGGTGGCCGTCACGCATTTCCCGACCGGATTAACGCGTTACCGCTGGAGATCACCGTTTCGAGTGGACTTGACGCGTGCCGCGCCTGGTCGGGGTGGCGCTCGCCGAGCCGTTCCGGCCGCCTGTTCCTAAGGTC
This DNA window, taken from Saccharothrix variisporea, encodes the following:
- a CDS encoding MMPL family transporter, producing the protein MRARWVVPALIAVAWLALGGFAGPFTGKLSQVAVNDSTAFLPASAEATEVAERVKAFGDQRSLPAIVVAERRSGITDADRAYLEGVRYPGKASPVIPSRQDDQAAQVVVAIDAVEPADAVEQLRTALDDPPDGLTVLVTGPAAQIADLKEAFGGIDGLLLLVAGAVVAVILVLVYRSPLLPLVVLLSGVMALGVASLAVYLLADNGVLDLNGQSQGILFILVFGAATDYALLLVSRYREQLRDTEDRFAAMRTAWRATIEPIAASAGTVVLGVLCLLFSDLNSNKGLGPVAAIGIGAALLASVTFLPAVLVLLGRAAFWPRRPVFGSPHPESGGLWARVAALVSARPRLTWVVTTLVLLVGVAFVPQLKASGTAQSDVFLTDVESVAGQEVLSRHFPGGSGSPAVVLARAGSAAQVAAAAKVDGVSTVEQKGEAGGLVRLDVVLKDPADSEAALATVQRLREAVRQVPGAEAKVGGPTATQLDTRDTSERDRLVIIPIVLLVIFLVLAALLRSLLAPLLLIATVVLSFGATMGVAALVFNGLFDFPGADPVVPLFGFVFLVALGIDYNIFLMTRVREETRTLGAREGVLRGLTITGGVITSAGVVLAATFAALAVLPILFLAQIAFIVAFGVLLDTIVVRSLLVPALAVDVGGRIWWPSRISRPD